The following are from one region of the Phycisphaeraceae bacterium genome:
- a CDS encoding ABC transporter ATP-binding protein, producing MVTPATQPPILQVRNLTTSFRTDDGLVTAVDDVSFDVFAGETLGIVGESGCGKTVTSKSIMRLLPEHLTIYGQNSKVLYNNINLVTAPERVMRTVRGDKIAMIFQEPMTSLNPVFTVGWQLDEALKYHTTLNRSERRDRAIEMLRLVDIPNPERRIHEYPHQLSGGMRQRVMIAIALCCEPDVLIADEPTTALDVTIQAQILDLMNSLKEKLSTAVILITHNLGVVAQVCDRVLVMYAGRAIEIATTREIFHSPQHPYTKALLESIPKRGTRAQRSRHLPTIPGIVPSLRNLPKGCRFSDRCPYKQQQCVDVEPLLVDHAGVGRPVRCHFPLPSTAPLTTEAQH from the coding sequence ATGGTGACACCAGCCACACAACCCCCGATTCTTCAGGTCCGCAACCTGACCACAAGTTTCCGCACCGACGACGGCCTCGTGACCGCTGTTGATGACGTGTCGTTCGACGTCTTCGCCGGCGAAACACTCGGCATCGTCGGCGAATCAGGCTGCGGCAAAACCGTCACCAGCAAGTCCATCATGCGACTGCTCCCCGAACACCTCACAATCTACGGCCAAAACAGCAAAGTCCTGTACAACAACATCAACCTTGTCACAGCGCCCGAGCGCGTCATGCGCACAGTTCGCGGCGACAAGATCGCGATGATCTTCCAGGAGCCGATGACCAGCCTCAACCCGGTCTTCACCGTCGGCTGGCAACTCGACGAAGCACTCAAATATCACACCACGCTCAACCGCTCCGAGCGACGCGACCGCGCGATCGAGATGCTCCGCCTGGTCGACATCCCCAATCCCGAGCGACGGATTCACGAATACCCGCACCAGCTCTCGGGCGGCATGCGACAGCGTGTCATGATCGCCATTGCCCTGTGCTGCGAACCCGATGTGCTCATCGCCGACGAACCCACCACCGCGCTCGACGTGACAATCCAGGCACAGATTCTCGACCTCATGAACTCGCTCAAGGAGAAACTCTCGACCGCTGTCATCCTCATCACGCACAACCTCGGCGTGGTGGCGCAGGTCTGCGACCGCGTTCTGGTCATGTACGCCGGACGGGCGATCGAAATCGCAACCACGCGCGAGATCTTCCATTCGCCCCAGCATCCATACACAAAAGCGCTCCTCGAATCCATCCCCAAACGCGGCACCCGCGCTCAGCGCTCGCGCCACCTCCCCACCATTCCAGGCATCGTCCCGAGCCTGCGCAACCTGCCCAAGGGCTGCCGATTCAGCGATCGCTGCCCTTACAAACAACAGCAGTGCGTGGATGTCGAACCCTTGTTGGTTGACCACGCCGGCGTCGGTCGTCCTGTGCGATGCCACTTCCCACTGCCAAGCACCGCGCCACTCACTACCGAGGCTCAGCACTGA
- a CDS encoding ATP-binding cassette domain-containing protein, with translation MSLLEVHDLHKLFPVRGGVLNRIQGHVHAVNGVTFNIEQGQVLGVVGESGCGKSTLGKTILRLYEPTQGRILLFGQEITTLGPADMMPFRRAMQIIFQDPYSSLNPKITIAGHLREAIRFHRIADAGSPTEDLIDDLMKKVGLRPEAKTKYPHEFSGGQRQRIGIARALCVKPRFIVADEPVSALDVSIQAQVLNLLADLKDEFGLTMMFISHDLKVIAHFCDRVLVMYLGHVVEELESEDLDAQAQHPYTKALLGANPIDDPDDRRPLTVLQGDVPSPFDPPPGCPFVSRCPIAVERCKRERPPLEIKSKGHRVACWEVE, from the coding sequence ATGTCGCTTCTCGAAGTCCACGATCTGCACAAACTCTTCCCCGTCCGTGGCGGCGTGCTCAACCGCATCCAGGGCCATGTCCACGCTGTCAATGGCGTCACATTCAACATCGAGCAGGGACAGGTTCTCGGTGTCGTCGGCGAATCCGGCTGCGGCAAAAGCACGCTCGGCAAGACAATCCTGCGACTCTACGAACCCACTCAGGGACGGATCCTGCTCTTTGGCCAGGAGATCACCACGCTCGGCCCGGCAGACATGATGCCATTCCGCCGCGCGATGCAGATCATCTTTCAGGATCCGTACTCATCGCTCAACCCCAAGATCACCATCGCAGGGCACCTGCGCGAGGCGATACGGTTTCACAGAATCGCCGATGCCGGCTCACCGACCGAAGACCTCATCGATGACCTGATGAAGAAAGTCGGCCTCCGCCCCGAAGCCAAAACCAAGTACCCGCACGAGTTCTCAGGCGGGCAGCGGCAGCGCATCGGCATCGCCCGCGCGCTCTGCGTCAAACCCCGCTTCATCGTCGCCGACGAACCCGTCAGCGCGCTCGACGTCTCGATCCAGGCACAGGTGCTCAACCTCCTGGCAGACCTCAAGGACGAGTTCGGCCTGACCATGATGTTCATCAGCCACGATCTGAAAGTCATCGCGCACTTCTGCGATCGCGTGCTGGTGATGTATCTCGGCCATGTCGTCGAAGAACTCGAATCCGAAGACCTCGACGCCCAGGCCCAGCACCCGTACACCAAAGCCCTGCTCGGCGCCAACCCGATCGACGACCCCGATGACCGCCGCCCGCTCACCGTGCTTCAGGGCGATGTGCCCAGCCCGTTCGATCCGCCGCCCGGCTGTCCGTTCGTCTCGCGCTGTCCGATCGCGGTCGAGCGTTGCAAGCGCGAGCGCCCGCCGCTCGAGATCAAGTCCAAGGGCCACCGCGTCGCGTGCTGGGAAGTGGAGTGA